From Pagrus major chromosome 9, Pma_NU_1.0, the proteins below share one genomic window:
- the creb1b gene encoding cyclic AMP-responsive element-binding protein 1b, translating into MKMESAVEAQQGVETAVTETESQQITQAQIATLAQVSMTTGHASATGPTVTLVQLPNGQTVQVHGVIQAAQPSVIQSPQVQAVQISTIAESEDSQESVDSVTDSQKRREILSRRPSYRKILNDLSSDAPAVPRIEEEKAEEDSSAAAATPAITTVTVPTPIYQTSSGQYIAITQGGAIQLANNGTDGVQGLQTLTMTNAAAAQPGATILQYAQTSDGQQILVPSNQVVVQAASGDVQAYQIRAAPASTIAPGVVMASSPALPTGGATEEVTRKREVRLMKNREAARECRRKKKEYVKCLENRVAVLENQNKTLIEELKALKDLYCHKSE; encoded by the exons GCCAGCAGATCACCCAGGCACAGATCGCTACTTTGGCACAG GTATCCATGACAACGGGCCACGCCTCAGCAACAGGTCCCACAGTAACGCTGGTACAGCTTCCCAACGGACAGACGGTTCAGGTCCACGGTGTCATCCAGGCTGCACAGCCGTCTGTTATCCAGTCCCCACAGGTCCAGGCTgtacag atcTCCACCATAGCAGAAAGTGAGGATTCACAGGAGTCAGTAGACAGCGTGACCGACTCTCAGAAGCGCAGAGAGATTCTGTCACGACGCCCCTCATACag GAAAATCCTGAACGACCTTTCATCTGACGCACCAGCCGTCCCTCGTATCGAGGAGGAAAAGGCTGAGGAGGATTCatccgctgctgctgccacccCCGCAATCACCACAGTCACTGTCCCGACACCCATCTACCAGACCAGCAGCGGCCAGTACA TTGCCATCACACAAGGCGGAGCCATTCAGCTGGCTAATAACGGTACAGATGGAGTCCAGGGCCTTCAGACTCTGACCATGACCAACGCAGCAGCTGCCCAGCCTGGAGCCACCATCCTCCAGTACGCACAGACCAGCGACGGCCAGCAGATACTGGTTCCCAGTAACCAGGTGGTGGTCCAAG ctgcttcaggtgaCGTCCAGGCCTATCAGATCCGAGCAGCCCCTGCCAGCACCATCGCCCCGGGAGTGGTCATGGCCTCATCCCCCGCCCTCCCTACCGGGGGCGCCACAGAGGAGGTCACCCGCAAACGGGAAGTCCGCCTCATGAAGAACAG AGAGGCAGCCCGCGAATGTcgcaggaagaagaaggagtaTGTTAAATGTCTGGAGAACCGAGTGGCCGTCCTGGAGAACCAAAACAAGACACTAATTGAAGAACTAAAAGCCCTTAAAGACCTTTACTGCCATAAATCTGAGTAG